From the genome of Argentina anserina chromosome 4, drPotAnse1.1, whole genome shotgun sequence, one region includes:
- the LOC126790342 gene encoding protein PHYLLO, chloroplastic isoform X2 → MLLLTAPLSFLHSTRSLPHAKPSPSPSPPRPLPFLHPNSRHLRRPNSKVVRGVRFDGPVIETSQVTDAGDGDLVIETCLTRNLTPALTLQQGLERIKEAVEELKLNPPSTSTGILRFQVAVPPCAKALSWFCCQPEQSAVYPLFFISKEAENLSYKSLYVNETRGVFGIGASIYFTPSNCSSIKRIISNESASVIAYGFMDINYDLESSCMKHEAGSYYFFVPQIELHEHEGSSMLAATIGWSESSLCTFEEAVSSYELTLNQVICHICSRTKKFHTMSVISTLRKLNLPADRIVSKVHMNMLLAGGKNILADIMALKQAPSSSQFCVRFSPTTAVANKMLDHASKMCFSVQDCGNINTVWASLIIEECSRLGLMYFCVAPGSRSSPLAVAASTHPLITCIVCYDERSLAFHAVGYGRGSGKPAVVITSSGTAVSNLFPAVVEASQDFVPLLLLTADRPTELQDTGANQAINQVNHFGSFVRFFFSLPAPTDQISARMVLTTLDSAVHWATSSPCGPAHINCAFREPLENSPRKWMLSCLKGLNLWMSNSEPFTKYIQVQQAHVSNDGCGGMSEILNLIKESNKGLLLIGAIHSEDEMWAAFLLAKHLQWPVTADILSGLRLRKFLTSFPEVDNDLLFIDHLDHALLSDSVRNEINIDVIIQIGSRITSKRIAKMLEDCSPCSYIMVDKHPFRHDPSHIVTHRVHNNIFEFADYVLKAEIPHLSKEWTTYLQMLNATVESELSFQICAQHSLTEPQVAYLISEALSAESALFIGNSMAIRDADMYGRGWSQCTSSTAVTNSKPNLTCQMIRVAGNRGASGIDGLLSTAVGFAVGCNKRVVCIIGDVSFLHDTNGLAIVNQRTLRKPMTIIVINNHGGAIFSLLPLADRVEPRILDQYFYTSHNVSIRELCAAHGVMHLHTKTRLDLEDALLESQHGGIDCVIEVESCIDTNASFHSTLRKFACQAADQVITPSSQDPIVDGISLCRVQRMEYSLYRMSLCAPHTMVSADGGATSFYREGFILTLYFEDGSFGFGEVAPLDICKENLLDVEEQLRFLIHMMKGADISCCPPLLRGSFSSWIQSNLGILPCTLFPSVRCGLEMAILNAIATRQGSDLLGILNPQKAGDTSELASTVQICALVDSNGTPAQVAESIATLVEEGFTAVKIKVARCGSPLQDAAVIQEVRNKVGYHIKIRADANRKWTYEEAIQFGSLVKDCDLQYIEEPVRCEEDIIKFCKESGLPVALDETIDSIGEHPLIKLSKYTHSGIVAVDNVLVFLHGFLGTGEDWIAIMKALSGCGRCISIDLPGHGGTKIQNHALKDVLQASGLSVEDVADILGKVIARITPRKVTLVGYSMGARIALYMALRLPEKVKGAIIISGSPGLTDEVARKIRRADDDSRARFLVAYGLKLFLDTWYTGELWNSLREHPHFHQIVADRLHHGDVQSLAKVLSSLSVGRQVPLWEDLKHCRTPLLLIVGEKDKKFKKIAQDMSLVIGSANGKLTGDDGVPNDLCEIVEISDCGHAAHLENPLPVVRALRRFVTKLN, encoded by the exons ATGCTACTACTCACAGCCCCTCTCTCTTTCCTCCACTCCACAAGGTCTCTCCCTCACGCTAAACCCTCGCCGTCGCCGTCGCCGCCGCGGCCTCTCCCGTTCCTCCACCCGAACTCCCGCCATCTCCGCCGCCCTAATTCCAAG GTCGTTCGAGGAGTGAGATTCGACGGTCCGGTAATCGAAACCAGCCAAGTGACGGACGCCGGCGACGGCGATTTAGTCATCGAGACTTGCCTCACGAGGAATTTGACTCCGGCGTTGACTCTTCAGCAAGGACTGGAGAGGATCAAGGAGGCCGTTGAGGAGTTGAAGCTCAATCCTCCTTCTACTTCTACCGGAATCCTCCGGTTTCAG GTGGCTGTGCCGCCGTGTGCGAAAGCTTTGAGCTGGTTTTGCTGTCAGCCGGAGCAGTCTGCGGTGTATCCACTGTTTTTCATTTCCAAGGAAGCTGAGAATCTGAGCTATAAGTCACTCTATGTGAATGAAACTCGAGGAGTTTTCGGAATCGGTGCTTCGATTTACTTTACACCGTCGAATTGTTCTTCCATCAAAAG AATTATATCGAATGAATCGGCTAGTGTTATAGCTTATGGTTTTATGGATATTAATTATGACCTAGAGTCATCTTGTATGAAGCATGAAGCTGGCTCATATTACTTTTTTGTTCCTCAG ATTGAATTACATGAGCATGAGGGGTCTTCTATGTTAGCAGCAACTATTGGTTGGAGTGAGTCTTCCCTTTGTACATTTGAGGAAGCTGTTTCCTCGTATGAGTTAACTTTAAACCAG GttatttgtcacatttgtTCCAGAACAAAGAAATTCCACACCATGAGTGTAATATCTACTCTTAGGAAGCTAAATCTTCCAGCAGATAGAATTGTTTCTAAG GTACACATGAACATGCTGTTAGCTGGTGGAAAAAACATTTTGGCTGACATCATGGCACTG AAACAGGCTCCATCTTCCTCCCAATTTTGTGTGAGGTTTTCACCTACCACGGCTGTTGCTAATAAAATG TTGGATCATGCCAGTAAAATGTGCTTCTCAGTGCAAGATTGTGGCAACATCAATACTGTTTGGGCATCACTTATTATTGAAGAATGTTCTCGACTTGGATTGATG TATTTTTGTGTAGCTCCTGGATCAAGATCATCCCCTCTTGCTGTTGCTGCATCCACTCATCCACTTATTACATGTATTGTATGTTATGATGAGCGCTCACTTGCATTTCATGCTGTTGGATATGGAAGAGGATCTGGCAAACCAGCAGTTGTCATAACATCATCTGGCACTGCAGTTTCAAACCTTTTTCCTGCT GTAGTTGAGGCTAGTCAAGATTTTGTACCCCTTCTATTGCTTACAGCTGATCGTCCTACAGAATTGCAAGATACTGGAGCAAACCAAGCAATCAATCAG GTAAATCACTTTGGCTCTTTTGTGCGGTTTTTCTTCAGCCTTCCTGCACCCACAGATCAGATTTCAGCTCGCATGGTCCTTACAACTCTTGACTCTGCTGTCCACTGGGCTACCTCCTCACCATGTGGGCCTGCTCATATTAATTGTGCTTTCAGGGAGCCACTAGAAAATAGCCCTAGAAAATGGATGTTGAGTTGTTTGAAGGGATTGAACCTTTGGATGTCTAATTCTGAACCATTTACCAAGTATATCCAAGTACAACAGGCTCATGTGAGTAATGATGGTTGTGGCGGTATGTCAGAGAttctaaatttaattaaagagTCTAACAAGGGTCTTCTGCTTATCGGTGCAATCCATTCAGAAGATGAGATGTGGGCAGCTTTTCTCTTGGCTAAACACCTTCAGTGGCCTGTTACAGCTGACATCTTATCGGGATTACGATTGAGAAAGTTTTTGACTAGCTTTCCCGAAGTTGACAATGATTTGTTGTTCATTGATCATCTTGATCATGCCCTACTATCAGATTCAGTCAGAAATGAGATCAACATTGATGTGATTATTCAG ATTGGGAGCAGAATTACAAGCAAGCGTATTGCTAAGATGCTAGAGGATTGCTCTCCCTGCTCCTATATCATGGTTGACAAGCATCCATTTCGTCATGATCCATCTCATATTGTAACTCATAGAGTCCACAACAACATTTTTGAATTTGCTGATTATGTCCTTAAAGCTGAAATTCCCCATCTCAGCAAGGAATGGACCACTTATCTTCAAATGTTGAATGCGACG GTTGAAAGTGAGTTGTCTTTTCAAATTTGTGCTCAACACTCCCTAACAGAACCTCAAGTCGCATACCTAATCTCAGAAGCACTTTCAGCTGAGTCTGCTCTTTTCATTGGGAACAGTATGGCAATACGTGATGCAGATATGTATGGGCGTGGTTGGTCACAGTGCACGAGTAGTACTGCTGTCACGAATTCAAAACCAAATCTAACCTGTCAGATGATTCGGGTGGCTGGGAATAGAGGTGCAAGTGGTATTGATGGGTTACTCAGTACAGCTGTTGGCTTTGCTGTAGGATGCAATAAGCGA GTAGTTTGCATTATTGGAGATGTTTCCTTCCTCCATGATACAAATGGCTTAGCAATTGTGAACCAGAG GACATTGCGGAAACCAATGACGATAATCGTGATTAACAATCATGGTGGTGCAATATTCAGCCTACTTCCTCTAGCAGATAGAGTTGAACCAAGAATACTAGATCAATATTTCTACACCTCTCACAATGTTTCAATCCGTGAGCTGTGTGCGGCACATGG GGTGATGCATCTGCATACGAAGACAAGGTTGGATCTTGAAGATGCGTTACTCGAATCTCAACATGGAGGAATAGATTGCGTCATTGAAGTTGAGAGCTGCATAGATACCAATGCCAGCTTTCACAG TACTTTAAGAAAATTTGCCTGCCAAGCAGCAGATCAAGTCATAACGCCTTCTAGTCAAGACCCGATAGTAGATGGCATTTCACTCTGCAGAGTCCAAAGAATGGAGTACTCACTATATAG AATGTCACTGTGTGCTCCTCATACTATGGTATCTGCTGATGGCGGTGCCACTAGCTTCTACAGGGAAGGGTTTATTTTAACTTTGTATTTCGAAGATGGAAGCTTTGGGTTTGGCGAG GTTGCACCTCTAGATATCTGCAAAGAAAACCTTCTAGATGTAGAAGAGCAACTGAGGTTTCTCATCCATATGATGAAAGGAGCTGATATCAGCTGCTGCCCTCCTCTACTAAGAGGTTCATTTTCATCTTGGATACAGTCCAATCTTGGGATCCTG CCATGCACGCTCTTTCCTAGTGTGAGATGTGGTTTGGAAATGGCAATTCTCAATGCCATAGCAACTAGACAGGGTTCTGATTTATTAGGCATACTAAATCCCCAGAAAGCTGGAGATACATCTGAATTAGCATCAACAGTTCAGATTTGTGCCCTTGTTGATTCCAATGGGACACCCGCACAAGTAGCTGAATCTATCGCTACACTTGTTGAAGAAGGATTTACTGCAGTAAAGATTAAG GTAGCTCGTTGTGGGAGTCCCTTACAGGATGCTGCAGTTATACAAGAAGTAAGAAATAAAGTTGGATACCATATTAAAATTCGTGCAGACGCAAATCGTAAATGGACCTATGAAGAAGCTATCCAGTTTGGTTCCCTGGTAAAGGATTGTGATCTGCAGTACATTGAG GAACCTGTTCGTTGTGAAGAAGATATTATCAAGTTTTGCAAAGAAAGTGGGTTGCCTGTAGCACTCGATGAAACTATTGACAGTATTGGAGAACATCCACTTATAAAGCTCTCAAAGTACACCCATTCAGGAATAGTAGCTGTT GATAATGTACTCGTCTTTCTTCATGGGTTTCTTGGTACTGGTGAAGATTGGATTGCTATCATGAAGGCCTTATCAGGATGTGGGAGATGCATTTCTATTGACCTACCTGGCCATGGTGGAACAAAGATACAAAATCATGCTCTTAAGGATGTTCTACAGGCTTCAGGTTTGTCTGTTGAGGATGTTGCTGATATTTTAGGTAAAGTTATTGCGCGTATAACTCCTCGGAAAGTTACCCTTGTTGGATATTCTATGGGAGCCAGGATCGCACTTTATATGGCCCTGAGGCTTCCTGAAAAA GTTAAGGGAGCTATTATCATATCTGGCAGCCCTGGATTAACAGATGAAGTGGCAAGAAAAATTCGTAGAGCTGATGATGACTCCAGAGCACGCTTCCTTGTTGCATATGGTTTAAAGCTTTTTCTAGACACCTGGTACACTGGAGAGCTTTGGAACAG CTTAAGAGAACACCCTCACTTTCATCAGATAGTCGCCGACCGCCTGCACCATGGAGATGTGCAGAGTCTTGCAAAAGTTCTGTCTTCTTTGAGTGTTGGGAGGCAGGT GCCATTGTGGGAAGACTTGAAGCACTGCAGAACGCCTCTCTTGCTAATTGTCGGAGAGAAAGACAAAAAGTTCAAGAAAATAGCTCAAGATATGTCCCTTGTGATTGGTAGTGCCAATGGCAAATTGACTGGAGATGATGGCGTACCCAACGACCTTTGTGAGATTGTTGAGATCTCAGATTGTGGCCATGCTGCGCATCTGGAAAACCCACTACCAGTAGTCAGGGCATTAAGGCGATTTGTGACCAAACTGAACTGA
- the LOC126791671 gene encoding fe(2+) transport protein 1-like → MATKPYYLLTAIFVLLLSFAPLNVLAVSPHCAEEITECHNRAEALKMKIIAIVSILVMSMIGVCLPLFSHKVPALQPDKNLFVVIKAFASGVILATGYMHVLPDSFNDLNSECLPEKPWRNFPFTTFVAMLSAIVCMMLDSFSMSRYRKSFDRGATNGDVVVHPGHGHEMKIEEGAYTKEEQLVRHRVVAKVLETGIVVHSVVIGLSMGTSENPCTIKPLIAAICFHQLFEGMGLGGCILQAEFKSKMKVIMVFFFSCTTPFGILLGIALDHVYSANRPTSLIVEGLLNACSAGLLNYMALVDLLAADFMSPRLQANMKLQVWSYIAVLLGAGGMSVMAIWA, encoded by the exons ATGGCAACCAAACCCTACTACTTGCTTACTGCCATCTTCGTCCTCCTCCTAAGCTTTGCACCCCTCAATGTCCTAGCAGTGTCGCCACATTGCGCGGAAGAGATCACAGAATGCCACAACAGAGCGGAGGCcttgaagatgaagatcaTTGCCATAGTTTCCATCCTAGTTATGAGCATGATCGGGGTTTGCTTGCCTCTCTTTTCGCACAAGGTGCCGGCTCTTCAGCCTGATAAGAACCTCTTTGTGGTCATCAAGGCATTTGCATCTGGGGTCATACTCGCCACCGGGTACATGCATGTATTACCCGATTCGTTTAATGACTTGAATTCCGAATGCTTGCCGGAAAAGCCGTGGAGAAATTTCCCCTTCACGACGTTTGTGGCAATGCTATCGGCTATTGTGTGTATGATGTTGGATTCATTTTCGATGAGTCGTTATAGAAAATCTTTTGACCGAGGTGCCACTAATGGCGACGTCGTGGTGCATCCCGGCCATGGTcatgaaatgaaaattgaGGAGGGGGCCTATACCAAGGAGGAGCAACTGGTGAGGCATCGTGTTGTTGCGAAG GTACTGGAAACAGGTATTGTAGTGCACTCAGTAGTGATTGGATTATCCATGGGAACATCTGAAAATCCTTGCACAATCAAACCGCTCATTGCTGCAATTTGTTTCCATCAATTATTTGAAGGAATGGGTCTAGGAGGCTGCATACTGCAG GCTGAATTCAAGAGCAAGATGAAAGTCATAATGGTGTTCTTCTTTTCATGCACAACACCATTTGGTATATTATTAGGGATTGCGTTAGATCATGTATACAGTGCCAACAGACCGACGTCTCTGATTGTGGAAGGGCTGCTAAATGCTTGCTCCGCAGGGCTGCTAAATTATATGGCATTGGTGGATCTGCTAGCAGCTGATTTTATGAGTCCTAGACTCCAAGCAAATATGAAGCTCCAAGTATGGTCGTACATTGCAGTTCTTTTAGGGGCAGGTGGCATGTCCGTAATGGCCATTTGGGCATAA
- the LOC126790342 gene encoding protein PHYLLO, chloroplastic isoform X1 has protein sequence MLLLTAPLSFLHSTRSLPHAKPSPSPSPPRPLPFLHPNSRHLRRPNSKVVRGVRFDGPVIETSQVTDAGDGDLVIETCLTRNLTPALTLQQGLERIKEAVEELKLNPPSTSTGILRFQVAVPPCAKALSWFCCQPEQSAVYPLFFISKEAENLSYKSLYVNETRGVFGIGASIYFTPSNCSSIKRIISNESASVIAYGFMDINYDLESSCMKHEAGSYYFFVPQIELHEHEGSSMLAATIGWSESSLCTFEEAVSSYELTLNQVICHICSRTKKFHTMSVISTLRKLNLPADRIVSKVHMNMLLAGGKNILADIMALKQAPSSSQFCVRFSPTTAVANKMLDHASKMCFSVQDCGNINTVWASLIIEECSRLGLMYFCVAPGSRSSPLAVAASTHPLITCIVCYDERSLAFHAVGYGRGSGKPAVVITSSGTAVSNLFPAVVEASQDFVPLLLLTADRPTELQDTGANQAINQVNHFGSFVRFFFSLPAPTDQISARMVLTTLDSAVHWATSSPCGPAHINCAFREPLENSPRKWMLSCLKGLNLWMSNSEPFTKYIQVQQAHVSNDGCGGMSEILNLIKESNKGLLLIGAIHSEDEMWAAFLLAKHLQWPVTADILSGLRLRKFLTSFPEVDNDLLFIDHLDHALLSDSVRNEINIDVIIQIGSRITSKRIAKMLEDCSPCSYIMVDKHPFRHDPSHIVTHRVHNNIFEFADYVLKAEIPHLSKEWTTYLQMLNATVESELSFQICAQHSLTEPQVAYLISEALSAESALFIGNSMAIRDADMYGRGWSQCTSSTAVTNSKPNLTCQMIRVAGNRGASGIDGLLSTAVGFAVGCNKRVVCIIGDVSFLHDTNGLAIVNQRTLRKPMTIIVINNHGGAIFSLLPLADRVEPRILDQYFYTSHNVSIRELCAAHGVMHLHTKTRLDLEDALLESQHGGIDCVIEVESCIDTNASFHSTLRKFACQAADQVITPSSQDPIVDGISLCRVQRMEYSLYRMSLCAPHTMVSADGGATSFYREGFILTLYFEDGSFGFGEVAPLDICKENLLDVEEQLRFLIHMMKGADISCCPPLLRGSFSSWIQSNLGILPCTLFPSVRCGLEMAILNAIATRQGSDLLGILNPQKAGDTSELASTVQICALVDSNGTPAQVAESIATLVEEGFTAVKIKVARCGSPLQDAAVIQEVRNKVGYHIKIRADANRKWTYEEAIQFGSLVKDCDLQYIEEPVRCEEDIIKFCKESGLPVALDETIDSIGEHPLIKLSKYTHSGIVAVVIKPSVVGGFENAAIIAQWAQQHQKLAVVSAAFESSLALSAYIQFSCYLDQKNSENCALMNYPASSSIAHGLGTYRWLEEDVTARPLKINRNPRSGFVEASVADADRVLRQFQFNGNIIHKSFTGEDVCIYRLPLDSKGISFSIKVWEIGQRNDDNVLVFLHGFLGTGEDWIAIMKALSGCGRCISIDLPGHGGTKIQNHALKDVLQASGLSVEDVADILGKVIARITPRKVTLVGYSMGARIALYMALRLPEKVKGAIIISGSPGLTDEVARKIRRADDDSRARFLVAYGLKLFLDTWYTGELWNSLREHPHFHQIVADRLHHGDVQSLAKVLSSLSVGRQVPLWEDLKHCRTPLLLIVGEKDKKFKKIAQDMSLVIGSANGKLTGDDGVPNDLCEIVEISDCGHAAHLENPLPVVRALRRFVTKLN, from the exons ATGCTACTACTCACAGCCCCTCTCTCTTTCCTCCACTCCACAAGGTCTCTCCCTCACGCTAAACCCTCGCCGTCGCCGTCGCCGCCGCGGCCTCTCCCGTTCCTCCACCCGAACTCCCGCCATCTCCGCCGCCCTAATTCCAAG GTCGTTCGAGGAGTGAGATTCGACGGTCCGGTAATCGAAACCAGCCAAGTGACGGACGCCGGCGACGGCGATTTAGTCATCGAGACTTGCCTCACGAGGAATTTGACTCCGGCGTTGACTCTTCAGCAAGGACTGGAGAGGATCAAGGAGGCCGTTGAGGAGTTGAAGCTCAATCCTCCTTCTACTTCTACCGGAATCCTCCGGTTTCAG GTGGCTGTGCCGCCGTGTGCGAAAGCTTTGAGCTGGTTTTGCTGTCAGCCGGAGCAGTCTGCGGTGTATCCACTGTTTTTCATTTCCAAGGAAGCTGAGAATCTGAGCTATAAGTCACTCTATGTGAATGAAACTCGAGGAGTTTTCGGAATCGGTGCTTCGATTTACTTTACACCGTCGAATTGTTCTTCCATCAAAAG AATTATATCGAATGAATCGGCTAGTGTTATAGCTTATGGTTTTATGGATATTAATTATGACCTAGAGTCATCTTGTATGAAGCATGAAGCTGGCTCATATTACTTTTTTGTTCCTCAG ATTGAATTACATGAGCATGAGGGGTCTTCTATGTTAGCAGCAACTATTGGTTGGAGTGAGTCTTCCCTTTGTACATTTGAGGAAGCTGTTTCCTCGTATGAGTTAACTTTAAACCAG GttatttgtcacatttgtTCCAGAACAAAGAAATTCCACACCATGAGTGTAATATCTACTCTTAGGAAGCTAAATCTTCCAGCAGATAGAATTGTTTCTAAG GTACACATGAACATGCTGTTAGCTGGTGGAAAAAACATTTTGGCTGACATCATGGCACTG AAACAGGCTCCATCTTCCTCCCAATTTTGTGTGAGGTTTTCACCTACCACGGCTGTTGCTAATAAAATG TTGGATCATGCCAGTAAAATGTGCTTCTCAGTGCAAGATTGTGGCAACATCAATACTGTTTGGGCATCACTTATTATTGAAGAATGTTCTCGACTTGGATTGATG TATTTTTGTGTAGCTCCTGGATCAAGATCATCCCCTCTTGCTGTTGCTGCATCCACTCATCCACTTATTACATGTATTGTATGTTATGATGAGCGCTCACTTGCATTTCATGCTGTTGGATATGGAAGAGGATCTGGCAAACCAGCAGTTGTCATAACATCATCTGGCACTGCAGTTTCAAACCTTTTTCCTGCT GTAGTTGAGGCTAGTCAAGATTTTGTACCCCTTCTATTGCTTACAGCTGATCGTCCTACAGAATTGCAAGATACTGGAGCAAACCAAGCAATCAATCAG GTAAATCACTTTGGCTCTTTTGTGCGGTTTTTCTTCAGCCTTCCTGCACCCACAGATCAGATTTCAGCTCGCATGGTCCTTACAACTCTTGACTCTGCTGTCCACTGGGCTACCTCCTCACCATGTGGGCCTGCTCATATTAATTGTGCTTTCAGGGAGCCACTAGAAAATAGCCCTAGAAAATGGATGTTGAGTTGTTTGAAGGGATTGAACCTTTGGATGTCTAATTCTGAACCATTTACCAAGTATATCCAAGTACAACAGGCTCATGTGAGTAATGATGGTTGTGGCGGTATGTCAGAGAttctaaatttaattaaagagTCTAACAAGGGTCTTCTGCTTATCGGTGCAATCCATTCAGAAGATGAGATGTGGGCAGCTTTTCTCTTGGCTAAACACCTTCAGTGGCCTGTTACAGCTGACATCTTATCGGGATTACGATTGAGAAAGTTTTTGACTAGCTTTCCCGAAGTTGACAATGATTTGTTGTTCATTGATCATCTTGATCATGCCCTACTATCAGATTCAGTCAGAAATGAGATCAACATTGATGTGATTATTCAG ATTGGGAGCAGAATTACAAGCAAGCGTATTGCTAAGATGCTAGAGGATTGCTCTCCCTGCTCCTATATCATGGTTGACAAGCATCCATTTCGTCATGATCCATCTCATATTGTAACTCATAGAGTCCACAACAACATTTTTGAATTTGCTGATTATGTCCTTAAAGCTGAAATTCCCCATCTCAGCAAGGAATGGACCACTTATCTTCAAATGTTGAATGCGACG GTTGAAAGTGAGTTGTCTTTTCAAATTTGTGCTCAACACTCCCTAACAGAACCTCAAGTCGCATACCTAATCTCAGAAGCACTTTCAGCTGAGTCTGCTCTTTTCATTGGGAACAGTATGGCAATACGTGATGCAGATATGTATGGGCGTGGTTGGTCACAGTGCACGAGTAGTACTGCTGTCACGAATTCAAAACCAAATCTAACCTGTCAGATGATTCGGGTGGCTGGGAATAGAGGTGCAAGTGGTATTGATGGGTTACTCAGTACAGCTGTTGGCTTTGCTGTAGGATGCAATAAGCGA GTAGTTTGCATTATTGGAGATGTTTCCTTCCTCCATGATACAAATGGCTTAGCAATTGTGAACCAGAG GACATTGCGGAAACCAATGACGATAATCGTGATTAACAATCATGGTGGTGCAATATTCAGCCTACTTCCTCTAGCAGATAGAGTTGAACCAAGAATACTAGATCAATATTTCTACACCTCTCACAATGTTTCAATCCGTGAGCTGTGTGCGGCACATGG GGTGATGCATCTGCATACGAAGACAAGGTTGGATCTTGAAGATGCGTTACTCGAATCTCAACATGGAGGAATAGATTGCGTCATTGAAGTTGAGAGCTGCATAGATACCAATGCCAGCTTTCACAG TACTTTAAGAAAATTTGCCTGCCAAGCAGCAGATCAAGTCATAACGCCTTCTAGTCAAGACCCGATAGTAGATGGCATTTCACTCTGCAGAGTCCAAAGAATGGAGTACTCACTATATAG AATGTCACTGTGTGCTCCTCATACTATGGTATCTGCTGATGGCGGTGCCACTAGCTTCTACAGGGAAGGGTTTATTTTAACTTTGTATTTCGAAGATGGAAGCTTTGGGTTTGGCGAG GTTGCACCTCTAGATATCTGCAAAGAAAACCTTCTAGATGTAGAAGAGCAACTGAGGTTTCTCATCCATATGATGAAAGGAGCTGATATCAGCTGCTGCCCTCCTCTACTAAGAGGTTCATTTTCATCTTGGATACAGTCCAATCTTGGGATCCTG CCATGCACGCTCTTTCCTAGTGTGAGATGTGGTTTGGAAATGGCAATTCTCAATGCCATAGCAACTAGACAGGGTTCTGATTTATTAGGCATACTAAATCCCCAGAAAGCTGGAGATACATCTGAATTAGCATCAACAGTTCAGATTTGTGCCCTTGTTGATTCCAATGGGACACCCGCACAAGTAGCTGAATCTATCGCTACACTTGTTGAAGAAGGATTTACTGCAGTAAAGATTAAG GTAGCTCGTTGTGGGAGTCCCTTACAGGATGCTGCAGTTATACAAGAAGTAAGAAATAAAGTTGGATACCATATTAAAATTCGTGCAGACGCAAATCGTAAATGGACCTATGAAGAAGCTATCCAGTTTGGTTCCCTGGTAAAGGATTGTGATCTGCAGTACATTGAG GAACCTGTTCGTTGTGAAGAAGATATTATCAAGTTTTGCAAAGAAAGTGGGTTGCCTGTAGCACTCGATGAAACTATTGACAGTATTGGAGAACATCCACTTATAAAGCTCTCAAAGTACACCCATTCAGGAATAGTAGCTGTT GTAATCAAGCCGAGTGTTGTTGGCGGCTTTGAAAACGCGGCAATAATTGCCCAATGGGCCCAGCAGCACCAGAAACTGGCTGTTGTTAGTGCTGCATTTGAAAGCAGCCTAGCTTTGTCAGCATATATCCAGTTCTCCTGTTATCTCGACCAGAAGAATTCAGAAAATTGTGCATTGATGAACTATCCAGCATCCTCATCCATAGCCCATGGCTTAGGAACTTACCGCTGGCTAGAAGAAGATGTGACAGCTAGGCCTCTCAAGATAAATCGTAATCCACGTAGTGGGTTTGTAGAAGCATCTGTTGCTGATGCTGATCGAGTTTTGCGGCAATTTCAATTCAATGGGAACATAATTCATAAAAGTTTTACTGGAGAGGATGTTTGCATATACCGATTGCCTTTAGATTCAAAGGGTATATCTTTCTCCATCAAAGTTTGGGAGATTGGACAAAGAAATGAT GATAATGTACTCGTCTTTCTTCATGGGTTTCTTGGTACTGGTGAAGATTGGATTGCTATCATGAAGGCCTTATCAGGATGTGGGAGATGCATTTCTATTGACCTACCTGGCCATGGTGGAACAAAGATACAAAATCATGCTCTTAAGGATGTTCTACAGGCTTCAGGTTTGTCTGTTGAGGATGTTGCTGATATTTTAGGTAAAGTTATTGCGCGTATAACTCCTCGGAAAGTTACCCTTGTTGGATATTCTATGGGAGCCAGGATCGCACTTTATATGGCCCTGAGGCTTCCTGAAAAA GTTAAGGGAGCTATTATCATATCTGGCAGCCCTGGATTAACAGATGAAGTGGCAAGAAAAATTCGTAGAGCTGATGATGACTCCAGAGCACGCTTCCTTGTTGCATATGGTTTAAAGCTTTTTCTAGACACCTGGTACACTGGAGAGCTTTGGAACAG CTTAAGAGAACACCCTCACTTTCATCAGATAGTCGCCGACCGCCTGCACCATGGAGATGTGCAGAGTCTTGCAAAAGTTCTGTCTTCTTTGAGTGTTGGGAGGCAGGT GCCATTGTGGGAAGACTTGAAGCACTGCAGAACGCCTCTCTTGCTAATTGTCGGAGAGAAAGACAAAAAGTTCAAGAAAATAGCTCAAGATATGTCCCTTGTGATTGGTAGTGCCAATGGCAAATTGACTGGAGATGATGGCGTACCCAACGACCTTTGTGAGATTGTTGAGATCTCAGATTGTGGCCATGCTGCGCATCTGGAAAACCCACTACCAGTAGTCAGGGCATTAAGGCGATTTGTGACCAAACTGAACTGA